Proteins co-encoded in one Brassica oleracea var. oleracea cultivar TO1000 chromosome C4, BOL, whole genome shotgun sequence genomic window:
- the LOC106336601 gene encoding potassium transporter 2 isoform X1, translating into MDLNFGKCCGSKKKESWRSVLLLAYQSLGVVYGDLSISPLYVFKSTFAEDIRHSETNEEIYGVLSFVFWTLTLLPLLKYVFIVLRADDNGEGGTFALYSLICRHVKVSLLPNRQAADEALSTYKLEHPPEKIHDSCVKRYLEKHKWLHTALLILVLLGTCMVIGDGLLTPAISVFSAVSGLEMNMSKEHHQYAVIPISCFILVCLFALQHFGTHRVGFVFAPIVLTWLLCISGIGLYNIIQWNPHVYKALSPKYMFMFLRKTRVSGWMSLGGILLCITGAEAMFADLGHFNYAAIQIAFSFLVYPALILAYMGQAAYLSQHHNSAHAIGFYVSVPKCVHWPVLMIAILASVVGSQAIISGTFSIINQSQSLGCFPRVKVIHTSDKIHGQIYIPEINWMLMVLCIAVTIGFRDVKHLGNASGLAVMAVMLVTTCLMSLVIVLCWHKPPFLALLFLLFFGSIELLYFSASLTKFREGAWLPILLSLFFMIIMFVWHYTTIKKYEFDLQNKVSLDWLLALGPSLGISRVPGIGLVFTDLTSGIPANFSRFVTNLPAFHRVLVFVCVKSVPVPFVPAAERYLVGRVGPVDHRSYRCIVRYGYRDVHQDVDSFETELVTKLGDFIRYDWHKRTQEEEDRSSESSRLAVIGTVAYEIEENLQPESVSIGFTTVESMEEVVEMADVAPTATIRRVRFAVEEESYEEEEELRSELSDLVAAQEAGTAFILGHSHVKAKQGSLVMKRLAVNFGYNFLRRNCRGPDVALKVPPVSLLEVGMVYVV; encoded by the exons ATGGATCTCAATTTTGGAAAATGCTGTGGTTCTAAAAAG AAGGAGTCATGGAGGTCTGTTTTGCTTCTTGCTTATCAGAGTCTTGGTGTTGTCTACGGAGACTTGAGCATCTCTCCTCTCTACGTCTTCAAGAGCACTTTCGCTGAAGACATTCGTCATTCAGAGACAAACGAAGAGATCTATGGTGTTCTGTCTTTCGTTTTCTGGACTCTTACTTTGCTCCCTTTGCTTAAGTATGTCTTCATTGTCCTCCGTGCTGATGATAACGGAGAAG GTGGGACTTTTGCTTTGTACTCATTGATATGCCGCCATGTCAAAGTCAGCCTCCTTCCTAACCGGCAAGCAGCTGACGAGGCACTATCCACTTATAAACTGGAGCATCCACCGGAGAAGATCCATGACTCTTGTGTGAAAAGGTATCTGGAGAAGCACAAGTGGTTACACACTGCTTTGCTGATTCTTGTTCTTCTTGGGACTTGTATGGTTATTGGAGATGGTCTTCTCACTCCAGCTATCTCCG TTTTCTCTGCTGTGTCAGGTCTTGAGATGAATATGTCTAAAGAACATCACCAAT ATGCAGTGATTCCTATAAGCTGCTTCATACTAGTCTGTCTTTTTGCGCTTCAGCATTTTGGAACACACCGTGTTGGGTTTGTTTTCGCGCCTATTGTCCTTACTTGGCTGCTCTGTATAAGTGGCATTGGCCTTTACAATATAATACAGTGGAATCCTCATGTGTACAAAGCTCTCTCTCCTAAGTACATGTTCATGTTCTTGAGGAAGACGAGAGTAAGTGGATGGATGTCTCTAGGCGGGATCTTGTTGTGTATAACTG GGGCTGAGGCAATGTTTGCTGATCTTGGTCATTTCAACTACGCTGCAATTCAG ATTGCTTTTAGCTTCCTGGTTTATCCTGCTCTCATATTGGCATACATGGGACAAGCTGCTTACCTTTCCCAACATCACAACTCTGCTCACGCCATTGGGTTCTACGTCTCTGTGCCAA AATGTGTGCACTGGCCTGTGCTTATGATAGCGATTCTTGCTTCTGTTGTGGGAAGCCAAGCGATCATCAGTGGCACTTTCTCGATAATAAACCAAAGCCAGTCTCTTGGATGCTTCCCTAGAGTCAAAGTCATTCACACCTCTGACAAGATCCATGGTCAGATTTACATACCTGAGATTAACTGGATGCTTATGGTTCTCTGCATTGCTGTTACTATTGGGTTTAGAGATGTCAAACACCTCGGCAATGCATCAG GTTTGGCTGTAATGGCGGTTATGCTAGTAACAACATGTCTTATGTCACTAGTCATCGTTCTTTGCTGGCACAAGCCACCGTTCCTAGCCCTCTTGTTCCTCCTCTTCTTCGGGTCAATAGAGCTACTCTACTTCTCAGCCTCACTCACCAAGTTCCGCGAGGGCGCTTGGCTCCCCATCCTCTTATCCCTCTTCTTCATGATCATCATGTTCGTTTGGCATTACACAACAATCAAGAAGTACGAGTTCGATCTCCAGAACAAAGTCTCCCTCGACTGGCTCCTCGCGTTAGGTCCGAGCCTAGGTATCTCCAGAGTTCCAGGCATCGGTTTGGTCTTCACTGACTTGACCTCAGGCATCCCCGCGAACTTCTCCCGGTTCGTCACCAACCTCCCTGCTTTCCACCGTGTCCTCGTCTTCGTCTGCGTGAAGTCCGTCCCTGTCCCTTTCGTTCCAGCCGCTGAGAGATACTTAGTGGGCCGTGTTGGGCCTGTCGACCACAGGTCTTACCGCTGTATTGTGAGGTATGGTTACCGTGACGTGCATCAAGATGTTGACTCGTTCGAGACGGAGCTAGTAACCAAGCTTGGAGACTTCATACGTTACGATTGGCATAAAAGAACACAAGAGGAGGAGGATAGGTCAAGCGAGTCTTCAAGACTGGCGGTGATAGGAACGGTTGCTTACGAGATAGAAGAGAATCTTCAGCCGGAGAGCGTCTCTATAGGTTTCACCACAGTAGAGAGCATGGAAGAGGTCGTAGAAATGGCTGACGTGGCGCCAACGGCAACCATAAGGAGGGTTAGGTTTGCGGTGGAAGAAGAGAGTTACGAGGAGGAGGAGGAGCTGAGGAGTGAGCTGAGTGATTTAGTGGCGGCGCAAGAGGCTGGGACGGCGTTTATATTGGGACACTCGCATGTGAAAGCGAAGCAAGGGTCGTTGGTGATGAAGAGGTTGGCTGTTAACTTCGGTTATAATTTCTTGAGGAGGAACTGTAGAGGACCTGACGTGGCGCTCAAGGTACCGCCGGTTTCGCTTTTGGAAGTAGGCATGGTTTATGTTGTTTGA
- the LOC106336601 gene encoding potassium transporter 2 isoform X2 gives MDLNFGKCCGSKKKESWRSVLLLAYQSLGVVYGDLSISPLYVFKSTFAEDIRHSETNEEIYGVLSFVFWTLTLLPLLKYVFIVLRADDNGEGGTFALYSLICRHVKVSLLPNRQAADEALSTYKLEHPPEKIHDSCVKRYLEKHKWLHTALLILVLLGTCMVIGDGLLTPAISVFSAVSGLEMNMSKEHHQLIPISCFILVCLFALQHFGTHRVGFVFAPIVLTWLLCISGIGLYNIIQWNPHVYKALSPKYMFMFLRKTRVSGWMSLGGILLCITGAEAMFADLGHFNYAAIQIAFSFLVYPALILAYMGQAAYLSQHHNSAHAIGFYVSVPKCVHWPVLMIAILASVVGSQAIISGTFSIINQSQSLGCFPRVKVIHTSDKIHGQIYIPEINWMLMVLCIAVTIGFRDVKHLGNASGLAVMAVMLVTTCLMSLVIVLCWHKPPFLALLFLLFFGSIELLYFSASLTKFREGAWLPILLSLFFMIIMFVWHYTTIKKYEFDLQNKVSLDWLLALGPSLGISRVPGIGLVFTDLTSGIPANFSRFVTNLPAFHRVLVFVCVKSVPVPFVPAAERYLVGRVGPVDHRSYRCIVRYGYRDVHQDVDSFETELVTKLGDFIRYDWHKRTQEEEDRSSESSRLAVIGTVAYEIEENLQPESVSIGFTTVESMEEVVEMADVAPTATIRRVRFAVEEESYEEEEELRSELSDLVAAQEAGTAFILGHSHVKAKQGSLVMKRLAVNFGYNFLRRNCRGPDVALKVPPVSLLEVGMVYVV, from the exons ATGGATCTCAATTTTGGAAAATGCTGTGGTTCTAAAAAG AAGGAGTCATGGAGGTCTGTTTTGCTTCTTGCTTATCAGAGTCTTGGTGTTGTCTACGGAGACTTGAGCATCTCTCCTCTCTACGTCTTCAAGAGCACTTTCGCTGAAGACATTCGTCATTCAGAGACAAACGAAGAGATCTATGGTGTTCTGTCTTTCGTTTTCTGGACTCTTACTTTGCTCCCTTTGCTTAAGTATGTCTTCATTGTCCTCCGTGCTGATGATAACGGAGAAG GTGGGACTTTTGCTTTGTACTCATTGATATGCCGCCATGTCAAAGTCAGCCTCCTTCCTAACCGGCAAGCAGCTGACGAGGCACTATCCACTTATAAACTGGAGCATCCACCGGAGAAGATCCATGACTCTTGTGTGAAAAGGTATCTGGAGAAGCACAAGTGGTTACACACTGCTTTGCTGATTCTTGTTCTTCTTGGGACTTGTATGGTTATTGGAGATGGTCTTCTCACTCCAGCTATCTCCG TTTTCTCTGCTGTGTCAGGTCTTGAGATGAATATGTCTAAAGAACATCACCAAT TGATTCCTATAAGCTGCTTCATACTAGTCTGTCTTTTTGCGCTTCAGCATTTTGGAACACACCGTGTTGGGTTTGTTTTCGCGCCTATTGTCCTTACTTGGCTGCTCTGTATAAGTGGCATTGGCCTTTACAATATAATACAGTGGAATCCTCATGTGTACAAAGCTCTCTCTCCTAAGTACATGTTCATGTTCTTGAGGAAGACGAGAGTAAGTGGATGGATGTCTCTAGGCGGGATCTTGTTGTGTATAACTG GGGCTGAGGCAATGTTTGCTGATCTTGGTCATTTCAACTACGCTGCAATTCAG ATTGCTTTTAGCTTCCTGGTTTATCCTGCTCTCATATTGGCATACATGGGACAAGCTGCTTACCTTTCCCAACATCACAACTCTGCTCACGCCATTGGGTTCTACGTCTCTGTGCCAA AATGTGTGCACTGGCCTGTGCTTATGATAGCGATTCTTGCTTCTGTTGTGGGAAGCCAAGCGATCATCAGTGGCACTTTCTCGATAATAAACCAAAGCCAGTCTCTTGGATGCTTCCCTAGAGTCAAAGTCATTCACACCTCTGACAAGATCCATGGTCAGATTTACATACCTGAGATTAACTGGATGCTTATGGTTCTCTGCATTGCTGTTACTATTGGGTTTAGAGATGTCAAACACCTCGGCAATGCATCAG GTTTGGCTGTAATGGCGGTTATGCTAGTAACAACATGTCTTATGTCACTAGTCATCGTTCTTTGCTGGCACAAGCCACCGTTCCTAGCCCTCTTGTTCCTCCTCTTCTTCGGGTCAATAGAGCTACTCTACTTCTCAGCCTCACTCACCAAGTTCCGCGAGGGCGCTTGGCTCCCCATCCTCTTATCCCTCTTCTTCATGATCATCATGTTCGTTTGGCATTACACAACAATCAAGAAGTACGAGTTCGATCTCCAGAACAAAGTCTCCCTCGACTGGCTCCTCGCGTTAGGTCCGAGCCTAGGTATCTCCAGAGTTCCAGGCATCGGTTTGGTCTTCACTGACTTGACCTCAGGCATCCCCGCGAACTTCTCCCGGTTCGTCACCAACCTCCCTGCTTTCCACCGTGTCCTCGTCTTCGTCTGCGTGAAGTCCGTCCCTGTCCCTTTCGTTCCAGCCGCTGAGAGATACTTAGTGGGCCGTGTTGGGCCTGTCGACCACAGGTCTTACCGCTGTATTGTGAGGTATGGTTACCGTGACGTGCATCAAGATGTTGACTCGTTCGAGACGGAGCTAGTAACCAAGCTTGGAGACTTCATACGTTACGATTGGCATAAAAGAACACAAGAGGAGGAGGATAGGTCAAGCGAGTCTTCAAGACTGGCGGTGATAGGAACGGTTGCTTACGAGATAGAAGAGAATCTTCAGCCGGAGAGCGTCTCTATAGGTTTCACCACAGTAGAGAGCATGGAAGAGGTCGTAGAAATGGCTGACGTGGCGCCAACGGCAACCATAAGGAGGGTTAGGTTTGCGGTGGAAGAAGAGAGTTACGAGGAGGAGGAGGAGCTGAGGAGTGAGCTGAGTGATTTAGTGGCGGCGCAAGAGGCTGGGACGGCGTTTATATTGGGACACTCGCATGTGAAAGCGAAGCAAGGGTCGTTGGTGATGAAGAGGTTGGCTGTTAACTTCGGTTATAATTTCTTGAGGAGGAACTGTAGAGGACCTGACGTGGCGCTCAAGGTACCGCCGGTTTCGCTTTTGGAAGTAGGCATGGTTTATGTTGTTTGA